GTACCGATCAATTTCCCGGGCGATATCGCCTTTGTAAAACGCATCGCGACCACCATCGGCTATTTTCTGCAGGGTTTTGCCAAGACGGGGATTGCGAAACATCTCCCCCTCTTTAGGCGCACGCCCACCTGGCATATAGGTCTCGCGAAAGCCGGGAAACTTTTCCAGAATCGGCACAGAGCGATTCCAGTAGTAGGCCACCAGCTGGGTCACCGGGAAACCTTCGTTGGCATAGTCGATGGCGGGTGCCAAAAGCTCACTCATTGGCAACTTGCCAAATTTCTCGTGCAACTCAAACCAACCATCCACGGTGCCGGGTACCGAGACTGGCAGTGGCCCATGCGAGGGTATTTTTTCCAGGTTATTGTCAGCGAAATAGCGAAATGGCAGAGACTTGGGTGAGCGACCACTGGCATTCAGGCCATGGAGCTTTTTGTCTTCCGCGCTCCACACAATGGCAAACAAATCCCCGCCAATGCCGTTGCCCGTTGGCTCCATCAATCCTTGCACCGCATTCGCCGCAATTGCGGCATCCACGGCACTGCCACCCTTCTTCAGGATATCCAGCGCCACCTGGGTGGCAAGGGGCTGACTGGTGGCAGCCATTCCCCGGGTTGCCAGTACCGGTGAGCGGCTCGCGAACCCTTCACCATTTACACGGTCATAGGCACTGACACTGCCGGCCACACACAGGGTACCAACCAGCGCCACGGTAATCGCAGCAAGGAAATCCCGGCGCTTTCGGCCACCTGAGAGGAAAACTGTCATCATGTATTTCACAAGTACTGCCCCTTTCATTATTCTCAAAACAAGTTTCTCTATTTAGACGTTGCTTCTCAAGTCGGTCAACAGAGGTTTTTGTGCGCACTGCCACCCGCCGCTTTATCCTTATTGCAGGAATCCTGCTGTTGCTCCTGCTGGCGGGCGTTTCTGGCTGGCTTTCACGGCACCACTGGATCCCTCCTCTCGTCAGCGGCCAACTGGACGGCGTTACACTCAGTGAGATCCGTGGCTTCACCCTGGCCCGCCAGAAGCATCAGGTTAGCGCACACATCGCGTATTTGGCGCTGCACACCGATGAGGGCCTGCACATCGGTATTGAAAACCTGCAACTCACCCAGTTGCACGCTGTTCTGAGCAAACGCCGCGCAAGTGTTTCAGCGCCGCCGCCCCGGAGTCAACTGCAGATCGCCCGGCTGGAATTGCGCTCTCCCGAGCCCCAGCAAGGTGATACGCGCAAACCTACCGCTCCGGATCTCGGAACCCACTCTTCCAGCCAACCCCCATCGCCCGAATCGTCCAACTCACCCACGGCAGAAACAGCCGCCGAAAATGGAATTTCCATTAGCGACACGCTGCGCACTCTGCAAAACCTTCCACTGCGTACAGTCGAAATAAGGCATATCTCTTGGCCGGATAAATTTGACGGCGACCTGGCACTGAACCTGCTGAACACCCAGCACACCTTGGGCGCAGAACCGCGGATCACTGGCGAGATCACCAGTTCCCAGTGTGCCGACTGCACGATCCGCTGGCAGTTTGTGGGGACAGAGAAGCACCGGGCAAATCTGGCGCTTTCCCTGCAGCACACGGACAATCCGGTCGCGAACATTGAAATCGGACTGGCCCCGACAGAGACACAGTTGCCGGGAGATGAACGCTGGGCGCTACAAGGTCGAATCCGTATCAGCCCGCAACAGGCAGGCCCACTGCTAGAGCGACTGGACCTCAACCTGACAGGCACGCCAGGCACAAACACACCCATAGACTGGACTGCGCTCGTCCAGTCCATAACAGGCCCCGTTGAGCTGGGCCTGACCGGCGAACTTCCGGACACCATTCGCGGCAGTGCAGACCTGCGCAATCTCCGCGGGGCGCTGATTGCTTCGACATTTTCGGCAACACTACCACGCAATATCGCCGGCGCCCCGCTCGTAGTGGAATACTCGGCCAATGCTCCCCTGATCCTGGGAATCGCCACCCTTTCCCCACTTGCGCTGGACACGGTGCGCGGCGCCTTTACCCTGCGGGTCGCCGTCAAGCAGGCATCACAGCCAGCACAACTGGCCCTCGACACACCGCTGCTGGAGACCGACATCCAACTCAGTACCGAACGACAAATCCCCAAAGCTGTCTTCCGTGGCCACTACAACCTGGGTCAGCTTGCCCCGCTCATCGCCAGCACAAAGTGGCAATCCGCCTTTGGACAATACCGGGTCAGTGACGTATCGGGCCAAACCCTCTTCTCAGGGCGTACCAATCTGCCATCACTGGAAAGACTGGCAAACAACAAAGCAGCTTCGAAATCCACGACAGTACTCAGCGATTTTTCAATGCAGGTTACCGCCGTGGAGCCCCTGGCGTTTCGTCTGTCGCTGCCGCAGCAGGAAAATCCGCTGGCGGCGATCGGATGGAAAAGCGTCGCCGGGCAGATTCAGATGCAGCAACCCCTGACTCTCGACGCGGACAAGATACCGGGCATCATGCTGGCTAAAATTCCACAACTGGAACTCGAAGCCACCGCGTCCGGTGCATCTCCTGGGCATACCTCGCTACTCTCGGGAGAACTTGTCGATACACAGTGCGCCAATCTTTCGCCCCTGGATTGCACCTTTTCATTGACGGCGCAGTTGAGCAACCTCGATTTTGCCGATGCGGCTTCCGCACTGCAGAACCTCACACTGGAGACTGCGGGTGCCATCTCACTCGCCGACGCCACAGAAAGCGCACGAGTCACCCTCACTGATCTCAACCTCGCGGCGCAATCGCTCAGCTCCGGGCCAGTCATTGTCTCAAACCCCGAAATGTTTTCACCGCAGGCTGACTGCACGCTAAAGCCGCAACTGACGCGCTGTCACAGCCCCCGATTGGCCCTGAACCTCGCGCCACTCCGCTTAGCAGAAAATCAGATTGAAGGCGCCGTTTTCTTGCACGATGCCGCCCTCAACAACAAGGCAGGGAAAAAACACGGGTTGGAGATTCGGGCAGACTATAAAGGGGACGACCTCAAGATTCAGGCGCTCGAACAGTTCCAGACCCGTATCGACACCAGCGGAAACATCGCCCTGTCTGACGGCCAGGTATCCGGTAATGGCACGGTTTCCACTGGCCCAATGGAAATGACAACAACATGGAATCACAGCCTGGAAACAGGCCAAGGCAAGCTGCAACTGGCTTTGCCCGAAACCACGTTCTCACCCAACAACAGCCTCGATCGGGCAATCACCGGTTTGCCCGTCAATGTCGTCGGCGGTGTGCTTTCGGGAGGAGTACAACTGAACTGGCCGGACCAGGGGCTGGGTAAAGCCCGCATCGCCATGCGGGACATCGGTTTTCAACTCAACAAAAGCTTTGCGTTGGGCGTGAATACAGAAGTGACATTGCAGCAGAGCGGTGACGAATGGATTACTACACAGCCCGCGCCGGTCTCCATCGATACCATCGATGCCGGTATTGCGCTCAAGAACCTGCACTTTTCCGTCGCAATGCAACCCGGGGGTGAGCTCGCGCTTAAAAATTTTGCCGCCGAACTACTGGAAGGCGCCTTGACGTCTGACGAGCTGCGCTGGCATTTAGGGGGCGAGGAGCGCCGCTCAGAACTACAGTTTACCGGGGTGTCCATTCGTGCCCTCGCCCGGGAAATCGAGTCCGAGAATTTTGCCGCCAGCGGCTTGCTCGACGCCACAATTCCCCTGGTCACGGACCAGCAGGGCATCACGATCGAAAACGGCACAGTTCAGTCCCGCCCGCCCGGGGGCCGGCTGCGTTACTACGGCGCCTTCTCCCCCGCCATGCTCGGCAGCAATCCCCAGCTCAAACTGCTGGCCGGTGCGCTG
The nucleotide sequence above comes from Microbulbifer salipaludis. Encoded proteins:
- a CDS encoding intermembrane phospholipid transport protein YdbH family protein: MRTATRRFILIAGILLLLLLAGVSGWLSRHHWIPPLVSGQLDGVTLSEIRGFTLARQKHQVSAHIAYLALHTDEGLHIGIENLQLTQLHAVLSKRRASVSAPPPRSQLQIARLELRSPEPQQGDTRKPTAPDLGTHSSSQPPSPESSNSPTAETAAENGISISDTLRTLQNLPLRTVEIRHISWPDKFDGDLALNLLNTQHTLGAEPRITGEITSSQCADCTIRWQFVGTEKHRANLALSLQHTDNPVANIEIGLAPTETQLPGDERWALQGRIRISPQQAGPLLERLDLNLTGTPGTNTPIDWTALVQSITGPVELGLTGELPDTIRGSADLRNLRGALIASTFSATLPRNIAGAPLVVEYSANAPLILGIATLSPLALDTVRGAFTLRVAVKQASQPAQLALDTPLLETDIQLSTERQIPKAVFRGHYNLGQLAPLIASTKWQSAFGQYRVSDVSGQTLFSGRTNLPSLERLANNKAASKSTTVLSDFSMQVTAVEPLAFRLSLPQQENPLAAIGWKSVAGQIQMQQPLTLDADKIPGIMLAKIPQLELEATASGASPGHTSLLSGELVDTQCANLSPLDCTFSLTAQLSNLDFADAASALQNLTLETAGAISLADATESARVTLTDLNLAAQSLSSGPVIVSNPEMFSPQADCTLKPQLTRCHSPRLALNLAPLRLAENQIEGAVFLHDAALNNKAGKKHGLEIRADYKGDDLKIQALEQFQTRIDTSGNIALSDGQVSGNGTVSTGPMEMTTTWNHSLETGQGKLQLALPETTFSPNNSLDRAITGLPVNVVGGVLSGGVQLNWPDQGLGKARIAMRDIGFQLNKSFALGVNTEVTLQQSGDEWITTQPAPVSIDTIDAGIALKNLHFSVAMQPGGELALKNFAAELLEGALTSDELRWHLGGEERRSELQFTGVSIRALAREIESENFAASGLLDATIPLVTDQQGITIENGTVQSRPPGGRLRYYGAFSPAMLGSNPQLKLLAGALEDYNYRDIHGTINYPLSGDLLLNLKLTGRSDAIDANRDLIINLNLENNIPTMLRSLQASRDLTDVLEKEVR